The Anopheles coluzzii chromosome 2, AcolN3, whole genome shotgun sequence genome window below encodes:
- the LOC120953246 gene encoding dynein regulatory complex protein 1 homolog isoform X1, translating to MDAEDSVPEKESTDSGAVPAVPKDGANPLFLNLVESALLEGRSHSIVESFVRDNRFRKKNIPLNYAEDKERIRICLNNADKRIAELMRDGLELIEDVRVASDRHEVERRMAEADIKGSLLSKIHTESVDSVAKFQTTFEKWTEIKALKDPMLMNDELQLQKNRVEELLKQKDIIIAECRKELQAADDRYARDIRKQIVDIQSLVHRADTEVEAMKSILKENLELIQGTVEEERVILQNAANFNWNDVYAKRATNERIKVKQKKERLLANLTEIEQIELDYVETTRATRIKLDKDTQALAIELQKIKTNTTLNSEKLDYSFQVLKKREDENLMVKNAQKRRLAKLHETIFTLRNKLKDTKTTYYIETEKTAKMIEKLHHSVDHIRSKLECSKKAYDKRVRSIWNLNRDECFEIIQNISAIDKILVEQHLNRKWTNNLSAISDLLLNYDPLCTPKLPSTAKTKRSLTNSKEEQQQQQQQNDFTRLKNLLEQSRFLSDKKLETALQDRQLDSCGMTLICMDNVLNALGIDSMDGVRQLQSTHSDVQHLNDAEDACSTSDVSSVDNREVDTHQRALTTSRDLLALKMFCEDDDEALHSQAEVKAEAKLTLSDTRKFWESFKNIFLPNQMKVWDTMEESLSKYLQVLRERHALDEECSFLRKQNQELQHIMQKMLIKPLNDDF from the exons ATGGATGCCGAAGATTCGGTTCCGGAAAAGGAAAGTACCGACTCAGGAGCGGTTCCCGCTGTACCAAAAGACGGTGCTAATCCACTATTTCTCAATTTAGTGGAATCGGCATTGCTGGAAGGACGGTCGCATAGTATCGTCGAAAGTTTCGTGCGTGACAATCGGTTCCGCAAAAAGAA TATCCCGTTAAACTACGCGGAGGATAAGGAAAGGATACGCATCTGTTTGAATAATGCGGACAAGCGGATCGCGGAACTTATGCGCGATGGGCTGGAACTCATCGAGGACGTGCGTGTGGCCAGCGACAGACACGAGGTGGAACGTCGCATGGCAGAGGCGGATATTAAGGGAT CCCTCCTGAGCAAGATTCATACCGAGTCGGTAGATTCGGTAGCAAAATTTCAAACCACCTTCGAAAAGTGGACCGAAATCAAAGCCCTGAAAGATCCGATGCTGATGAACGATGAGCTGCAGCTGCAGAAGAACCGCGTCGAGGAGCTGCTGAAACAGAAGGACATAATCATTGCTGAGTGCCGGAAGGAGCTGCAGGCGGCTGATGATCGGTACGCTAGGGACATTCGCAAGCAGATAGTCGATATTCAGAGTTTGGTGCATCGGGCCGATACGGAGGTGGAGGCAATGAAAAGCATTCTGAAGGAAAATTTAGAACTCATTCAAGGAACAG TTGAGGAGGAACGAGTCATATTGCAGAATGCGGCCAATTTCAACTGGAATGACGTTTATGCAAAGCGAGCCACAAATGAACGCATCAAAGTGAAGCAAAAGAAGGAACGG TTGCTCGCGAATCTAACAGAGATAGAACAGATCGAGCTTGATTACGTTGAGACAACGCGGGCCACCAGAATAAAGCTGGATAAGGACACCCAGGCGCTTGCGATCGAATTGCAAAAGATTAAAACCAACACCACGCTCAACTCGGAAAAGCTCGACTACAGCTTCCAGGTGCTGAAAAAGCGGGAAGACGAAAACCTAATGGTAAAGAACGCCCAAAAGCGTCGTCTGGCCAAGCTGCACGAAACCATCTTTACGCTGCGCAATAAGCTGAAGGACACGAAAACGACCTACTACATCGAGACGGAAAAAACGGCCAAAATGATTGAGAAGCTGCATCACAGCGTGGACCACATACGCAGCAAACTGGAATGCTCCAAGAAGGCGTACGATAAGCGG GTCCGCTCGATTTGGAACTTGAATCGTGACGAATGCTTTGAAATCATCCAAAACATATCGGCCATTGATAAAATACTCGTCGAGCAGCACCTGAACCGGAAGTGGACCAATAATTTGAGTGCCATTTCGGATTTGCTGCTAAACTATGATCCACTATGCACACCGAAGCTGCCCAGCACAGCGAAAA CAAAGCGAAGCCTTACCAACTCCAAAgaggaacagcagcaacagcagcagcagaacgatTTCACGCGGTTGAAAAATTTGCTCGAACAGTCACGCTTTCTGAGTGATAAAAAGCTGGAAACGGCGTTGCAAGATCGGCAGCTCGATAGTTGCGGCATGACACTGATCTGTATGGACAATGTGCTGAATGCGCTCGGGATCGACAGCATGGATGGTGTGCGTCAACTGCAGTCCACCCACTCGGACGTGCAGCATTTGAATGACGCGGAGGACGCATGCAGCACCTCGGAT GTTTCTTCGGTTGATAACAGGGAGGTCGATACACACCAAAGGGCGCTTACAACGTCGCGGGATCTTTTGGCACTTAAGATGTTCTGCGAGGACGATGATGAGGC ATTACACTCTCAAGCGGAAGTTAAAGCCGAAGCTAAGCTCACGCTCTCCGATACGCGGAAGTTTTGGGAGTCGTTCAAGAACATTTTCCTTCCCAATCAAATGAAAGTTTGGGATACGATGGAAGAAAGTTTGAGCAAATACTTGCAG GTACTCCGCGAAAGGCATGCACTGGACGAGGAGTGTAGTTTCCTGCGGAAGCAAAACCAAGAGCTGCAGCACATTATGCAGAAAATGTTGATCAAACCGTTGAACGACGATTTCTAG
- the LOC120953246 gene encoding dynein regulatory complex protein 1 homolog isoform X2 has translation MDAEDSVPEKESTDSGAVPAVPKDGANPLFLNLVESALLEGRSHSIVESFVRDNRFRKKNIPLNYAEDKERIRICLNNADKRIAELMRDGLELIEDVRVASDRHEVERRMAEADIKGSLLSKIHTESVDSVAKFQTTFEKWTEIKALKDPMLMNDELQLQKNRVEELLKQKDIIIAECRKELQAADDRYARDIRKQIVDIQSLVHRADTEVEAMKSILKENLELIQGTVEEERVILQNAANFNWNDVYAKRATNERIKVKQKKERLLANLTEIEQIELDYVETTRATRIKLDKDTQALAIELQKIKTNTTLNSEKLDYSFQVLKKREDENLMVKNAQKRRLAKLHETIFTLRNKLKDTKTTYYIETEKTAKMIEKLHHSVDHIRSKLECSKKAYDKRVRSIWNLNRDECFEIIQNISAIDKILVEQHLNRKWTNNLSAISDLLLNYDPLCTPKLPSTAKTKRSLTNSKEEQQQQQQQNDFTRLKNLLEQSRFLSDKKLETALQDRQLDSCGMTLICMDNVLNALGIDSMDGVRQLQSTHSDVQHLNDAEDACSTSDVSCFFG, from the exons ATGGATGCCGAAGATTCGGTTCCGGAAAAGGAAAGTACCGACTCAGGAGCGGTTCCCGCTGTACCAAAAGACGGTGCTAATCCACTATTTCTCAATTTAGTGGAATCGGCATTGCTGGAAGGACGGTCGCATAGTATCGTCGAAAGTTTCGTGCGTGACAATCGGTTCCGCAAAAAGAA TATCCCGTTAAACTACGCGGAGGATAAGGAAAGGATACGCATCTGTTTGAATAATGCGGACAAGCGGATCGCGGAACTTATGCGCGATGGGCTGGAACTCATCGAGGACGTGCGTGTGGCCAGCGACAGACACGAGGTGGAACGTCGCATGGCAGAGGCGGATATTAAGGGAT CCCTCCTGAGCAAGATTCATACCGAGTCGGTAGATTCGGTAGCAAAATTTCAAACCACCTTCGAAAAGTGGACCGAAATCAAAGCCCTGAAAGATCCGATGCTGATGAACGATGAGCTGCAGCTGCAGAAGAACCGCGTCGAGGAGCTGCTGAAACAGAAGGACATAATCATTGCTGAGTGCCGGAAGGAGCTGCAGGCGGCTGATGATCGGTACGCTAGGGACATTCGCAAGCAGATAGTCGATATTCAGAGTTTGGTGCATCGGGCCGATACGGAGGTGGAGGCAATGAAAAGCATTCTGAAGGAAAATTTAGAACTCATTCAAGGAACAG TTGAGGAGGAACGAGTCATATTGCAGAATGCGGCCAATTTCAACTGGAATGACGTTTATGCAAAGCGAGCCACAAATGAACGCATCAAAGTGAAGCAAAAGAAGGAACGG TTGCTCGCGAATCTAACAGAGATAGAACAGATCGAGCTTGATTACGTTGAGACAACGCGGGCCACCAGAATAAAGCTGGATAAGGACACCCAGGCGCTTGCGATCGAATTGCAAAAGATTAAAACCAACACCACGCTCAACTCGGAAAAGCTCGACTACAGCTTCCAGGTGCTGAAAAAGCGGGAAGACGAAAACCTAATGGTAAAGAACGCCCAAAAGCGTCGTCTGGCCAAGCTGCACGAAACCATCTTTACGCTGCGCAATAAGCTGAAGGACACGAAAACGACCTACTACATCGAGACGGAAAAAACGGCCAAAATGATTGAGAAGCTGCATCACAGCGTGGACCACATACGCAGCAAACTGGAATGCTCCAAGAAGGCGTACGATAAGCGG GTCCGCTCGATTTGGAACTTGAATCGTGACGAATGCTTTGAAATCATCCAAAACATATCGGCCATTGATAAAATACTCGTCGAGCAGCACCTGAACCGGAAGTGGACCAATAATTTGAGTGCCATTTCGGATTTGCTGCTAAACTATGATCCACTATGCACACCGAAGCTGCCCAGCACAGCGAAAA CAAAGCGAAGCCTTACCAACTCCAAAgaggaacagcagcaacagcagcagcagaacgatTTCACGCGGTTGAAAAATTTGCTCGAACAGTCACGCTTTCTGAGTGATAAAAAGCTGGAAACGGCGTTGCAAGATCGGCAGCTCGATAGTTGCGGCATGACACTGATCTGTATGGACAATGTGCTGAATGCGCTCGGGATCGACAGCATGGATGGTGTGCGTCAACTGCAGTCCACCCACTCGGACGTGCAGCATTTGAATGACGCGGAGGACGCATGCAGCACCTCGGATGTTAGTT GTTTCTTCGGTTGA
- the LOC120950394 gene encoding U4/U6 small nuclear ribonucleoprotein Prp4, which translates to MSDSEQSVYAKRTKTIHYGSLEESDRWHVDRKDNDADGSGRTDYSQLTTADYMALDEDVAKEKAALLEEFERRKKARLIHVSTDDGEVKSALRKLNEPICYFGEGPADRRLRLKELLSALGEKGLPAAKPAKEEEKPKSQQKETNESTWYHEGPESLRVARFWIANYSLARAKKRLEEASEKVRQHSATKAGRMVELQKRIQQLAPQCSQVGDTRPITGCTINEDSTLLLTCSLSSLCKVWSVPDCTLKQTLRGHKCNVSDVAFRPGVANDSKSEVAMASCSFDGSVKLWAYDNEESIADISGHVPHRVAKLAFHPSGRFLGTACYDASWRLWDLEQKQEVLHQEGHTKAVHCIAFQVDGSVCVTGGVDGFGRVWDLRTGRCIMFLEGHLSAIYGVDFSPNGYHIASGSQDNSCKIWDLRRRQMVYTIPAHLNLISDVKYQKNGGNFLVTSSYDKTAKIWSDKTWQPLKTLSGHDGRLVGVDISHDSQYIVTASYDRTFKLWAWD; encoded by the exons ATGTCCGACAGTGAGCAGAGCGTGTACGCAAAGCGGACGAAAACAATCCACTACGGTTCGCTGGAGGAATCGGATCGATGGCATGTGGACCGGAAAGACAACGATGCGGATGGTTCGGGGAGGACCGACTACAGCCAGCTAACCACCGCAGACTACATGGCCCTGGATGAGGATGT CGCCAAAGAGAAAGCAGCACTGCTGGAGGAATTcgagcgaaggaaaaaagcgCGACTGATTCACGtcagcacggacgacggcgaGGTGAAGAGTGCACTGCGGAAGCTGAACGAACCCATCTGTTACTTTGGCGAAGGTCCCGCCGACCGACGGTTACGATTGAAAGAACTGCTCTCGGC ACTGGGTGAAAAGGGTTTGCCGGCAGCGAAACCGGCTAAGGAAGAGGAGAAACCGAAAAGCCAGCAAAAGGAAACGAACGAATCGACCTGGTATCACGAGGGGCCGGAAAGTTTGCGTGTGGCACGGTTTTGGATAGCGAACTATTCGCTGGCCCGGGCCAAGAAGCGGCTGGAGGAGGCGAGCGAAAAGGTACGCCAACATTCGGCCACCAAGGCGGGCCGGATGGTGGAGCTGCAGAAACGGATCCAACAGCTGGCGCCGCAGTGCAGTCAGGTCGGCGATACCCGACCAATCACCGGGTGCACCATCAACGAGGATTCTACACTACTGCTGACCTGCAGCCT GAGCTCCCTGTGCAAAGTATGGTCCGTACCCGACTGCACACTGAAGCAGACGCTCCGTGGGCACAAGTGCAACGTAAGTGATGTGGCCTTCCGGCCGGGTGTTGCCAACGATAGTAAATCGGAAGTAGCGATGGCTTCTTGTAGCTTCGACGGTTCCGTTAAGCTCTGGGCGTACGACAACGAAGAGTCGATTGCCGACATCAGCGGGCACGTGCCGCACCGGGTGGCGAAACTCGCGTTCCATCCCTCCGGCCGGTTCCTGGGGACGGCCTGCTACGACGCGTCCTGGAGACTGTGGGACCTGGAGCAGAAGCAGGAGGTGCTGCATCAGGAAGGCCACACGAAGGCGGTCCACTGTATCGCTTTCCAGGTGGACGGTAGCGTGTGCGTTACTGG TGGTGTGGACGGGTTTGGCAGAGTGTGGGACTTGCGGACGGGCAGATGTATCATGTTTCTCGAGGGCCATCTGAGTGCCATTTATGGGGTGGATTTTTCGCCCAATGGTTACCACATTGCGTCGGGCAGTCAGGACAATTCGTGCAAG atCTGGGATTTGCGAAGACGACAAATGGTGTACACAATTCCCGCCCACCTCAACCTTATTTCGGACGTGAAGTATCAGAAAAATGGTGGTAACTTCCTTGTGACGAGCAGTTACGACAAAACTGCAAAG ATTTGGTCCGATAAAACATGGCAACCGCTTAAAACGCTTTCCGGGCACGACGGACGGTTGGTTGGTGTAGACATTTCGCACGATTCCCAGTACATAGTGACTGCGTCGTACGACCGCACGTTTAAGCTGTGGGCATGGGACTAG
- the LOC120950393 gene encoding inactivation-no-after-potential D protein isoform X1, which translates to MEYSRHRNSGIGLFQYRIQYYRDYDEGTLQPADDSCIYLKELDHYRTKAKIPSDSGKSNRKLPLCYPVAKPAPTARTPADTVPPPADAKRSPSKERTAEMTVSALPGSVKLEGWGPEKKVVIEKTEKSSFGFSIVGGKVNVGGDVTSGLFIKSIIPESPADKCGELKIGDRILAVNENSLENASHEKAVNYIKTANDRIVLVVQSLERTVREQTNPMVLQKKVPPPVTPSKTPEVEYIQDGKPKKQPVATPEDNKTLSVPKARQESTDSENSSDDEEDSREMEGKTFTKAGVEIDRASAGNTKIGEEDAEEEDDYGYTMKKIKKRYAGLGEVDVCTILRDSNETCGLSLCGHRDRTRMACLIAGINPKGAAAGTSLTVGDEVLEVNGTVLHGRCHLNCSVMIKNLASPTLKFIVLRKKTSPDDMAVKPVKHFPTDIDYTDNIMEKFKDVKTITVKKGTSSLGIMIIEGKHSIAGQGIFISDIQEGSTAEKSGLKIGDMLLAVNRDSLLECNYETAAGLLKKAEGVITLKICNPNKEKESDKPANGTAVPGTTPSKKKPEEMATLATSRAGTPHGTKPEPSPTKEVIDPLKAPINDNDFTVIDIPTEGKPLGIIVAGGCDSLVKSGAAVMDILPQSVVEKDNRLQIFDQIVEINGFKVNNTCTSEAIKRAVKQLHPKVRLIVYRANPPTTETVEVDLMKKPGKNLGLTFRAGNPKGIVITSLVPGGSAEFDGRIQLGDIVSHINGDSLEAGGIEQCASLLKTAQGKVGLRILRPKLKERSV; encoded by the exons ATGGAGTACAGCAGACACCGGAACAGTGGGATAGGCCTGTTCCAGTACCGCATCCAGTATTACCGCGACTACGACGAGGGCACGCTGCAACCGGCCGACGACAGTTGCATCTATTTGAAGGAGCTAGACCACTACCGCACCAAAGCCAAAATACCATCCGACAGTGGCAAGAGCAACCGGAAGCTGCCGCTATGTTATCCGGTCGCGAAACCCGCCCCGACCGCACGCACGCCCGCCGACACGGTCCCACCGCCAGCCGATGCAAAGCGGAGTCCTTCCAAGGAAAG GACGGCAGAGATGACTGTTAGCGCACTACCGGGATCGGTCAAGCTGGAAG GATGGGGCCCAGAGAAAAAGGTCGTCATCGAGAAGACGGAAAAGTCATCCTTCGGGTTTAGTATCGTTGGAGGAAAG GTCAATGTTGGTGGCGATGTTACGTCGGGACTGTTCATCAAAAGCATCATCCCGGAAAGTCCGGCCGACAAGTGTGGCGAACTGAAG ATTGGCGATCGAATACTAGCCGTGAATGAGAACAGTTTGGAAAATGCTTCCCATGAGAAAGCCGTCAATTACATTAAAACTGCCAACGATCGCATCGTCCTAGTGGTTCAGAGCCTGGAGCGCACCGTCAGGGAG CAGACCAATCCAATGGTGCTTCAAAAGAAAGTTCCACCACCAGTAACGCCGTCGAAAACGCCCGAGGTGGAGTACATTCAGGATGGCAAACCAAAG AAACAACCCGTTGCAACACCGGAGGACAACAAGACACTTTCGGTGCCGAAAGCACGGCAAGAGTCTACCG ATTCCGAAAACTCTTCCGACGATGAGGAAGACAGCCGTGAGATGGAAGGCAAAACCTTTACCAAAGCTGGTGTGGAG ATCGACCGTGCATCGGCTGGCAATACCAAGATCGGCGAAGAGGACgccgaggaggaggatgatTACGGCTACACGATGA AAAAGATAAAGAAGCGCTACGCCGGGCTGGGCGAGGTGGACGTCTGCACGATCTTGCGCGACAGCAACGAAACGTGCGGACTGTCGCTGTGCGGTCACCGGGACCGTACGCGGATGGCTTGTCTTATTGCGGGCATCAATCCGAAGGGTGCGGCCGCCGGAACATCGCTCACCGTTGGCGATGAAGTGCTGGAG GTAAATGGAACCGTTCTCCATGGGCGATGTCATCTGAACTGCTCGGTGATGATCAAGAACCTGGCCAGTCCAACACTTAAGTTTATTGTGCTAAG AAAAAAGACATCTCCGGACGATATGGCAGTAAAACCGGTGAAGCATTTCCCCACCGATATTGACTATACG GATAATATAATGGAGAAGTTTAAGGACGTGAAAACCATCACCGTGAAAAAG GGCACCTCCAGCTTGGGCATCATGATCATCGAAGGCAAACACTCGATCGCTGGCCAAGGCATATTCATATCCGATATTCAGGAAGGATCAACGGCGGAAAAG AGTGGCCTAAAGATCGGTGACATGCTGTTGGCCGTCAACAGAGACTCACTGCTCGAGTGCAACTACGAAACGGCCGCCGGTTTGCTGAAGAAGGCGGAAGGCGTCATTACGCTGAAGATTTGCAATCCCAACAAGGAGAAGGAGTCGGACAAACCGGCCAACGGTACGGCAGTACCGGGCACGACGCCGAGCAAGAAAAAGCCGGAAGAGATGGCAACGCTGGCAACGAGCCGGGCCGGTACACCGCACGGCACCAAGCCGGAACCGTCGCCTACGAAAGAGGTGATCGATCCGCTGAAGGCACCGATCAATGATAATGACTTTACCGTGATCGATATTCCGACCGAGGGTAAACCGCTCGGCATCATTGTGGCCGGTGGCTGTGATTCGCTGGTGAAG TCGGGAGCCGCAGTAATGGACATTCTGCCACAGAGTGTGGTGGAGAAGGATAATCGGTTGCAGATATTTGACCAGATAGTGGAAATCAACGGCTTCAAGGTGAACAACACTTGCACGAGCGAAGCTATCAAGCGCGCCGTCAAGCAGTTACACCCGAAG GTCCGTTTGATCGTGTACCGTGCCAACCCACCAACGACGGAAACGGTCGAGGTGGATCTGATGAAAAAACCGGGCAAAAATCTAGGACTGACGTTCCGTGCCGGCAATCCAAAGGGCATCGTCATCACCAGCCTG GTCCCAGGCGGTTCGGCCGAGTTTGACGGACGCATTCAGCTCGGTGATATCGTCTCGCATATCAACGGTGACAGCTTGGAGGCGGGCGGCATCGAACAGTGCGCTTCACTGCTGAAAACGGCCCAGGGCAAGGTGGGGCTGCGCATTTTGCGACCGAAGCTAAAGGAGCGCTCGGTTTAA
- the LOC120950393 gene encoding inactivation-no-after-potential D protein isoform X2, with product MEYSRHRNSGIGLFQYRIQYYRDYDEGTLQPADDSCIYLKELDHYRTKAKIPSDSGKSNRKLPLCYPVAKPAPTARTPADTVPPPADAKRSPSKERTAEMTVSALPGSVKLEGWGPEKKVVIEKTEKSSFGFSIVGGKVNVGGDVTSGLFIKSIIPESPADKCGELKIGDRILAVNENSLENASHEKAVNYIKTANDRIVLVVQSLERTVRETNPMVLQKKVPPPVTPSKTPEVEYIQDGKPKKQPVATPEDNKTLSVPKARQESTDSENSSDDEEDSREMEGKTFTKAGVEIDRASAGNTKIGEEDAEEEDDYGYTMKKIKKRYAGLGEVDVCTILRDSNETCGLSLCGHRDRTRMACLIAGINPKGAAAGTSLTVGDEVLEVNGTVLHGRCHLNCSVMIKNLASPTLKFIVLRKKTSPDDMAVKPVKHFPTDIDYTDNIMEKFKDVKTITVKKGTSSLGIMIIEGKHSIAGQGIFISDIQEGSTAEKSGLKIGDMLLAVNRDSLLECNYETAAGLLKKAEGVITLKICNPNKEKESDKPANGTAVPGTTPSKKKPEEMATLATSRAGTPHGTKPEPSPTKEVIDPLKAPINDNDFTVIDIPTEGKPLGIIVAGGCDSLVKSGAAVMDILPQSVVEKDNRLQIFDQIVEINGFKVNNTCTSEAIKRAVKQLHPKVRLIVYRANPPTTETVEVDLMKKPGKNLGLTFRAGNPKGIVITSLVPGGSAEFDGRIQLGDIVSHINGDSLEAGGIEQCASLLKTAQGKVGLRILRPKLKERSV from the exons ATGGAGTACAGCAGACACCGGAACAGTGGGATAGGCCTGTTCCAGTACCGCATCCAGTATTACCGCGACTACGACGAGGGCACGCTGCAACCGGCCGACGACAGTTGCATCTATTTGAAGGAGCTAGACCACTACCGCACCAAAGCCAAAATACCATCCGACAGTGGCAAGAGCAACCGGAAGCTGCCGCTATGTTATCCGGTCGCGAAACCCGCCCCGACCGCACGCACGCCCGCCGACACGGTCCCACCGCCAGCCGATGCAAAGCGGAGTCCTTCCAAGGAAAG GACGGCAGAGATGACTGTTAGCGCACTACCGGGATCGGTCAAGCTGGAAG GATGGGGCCCAGAGAAAAAGGTCGTCATCGAGAAGACGGAAAAGTCATCCTTCGGGTTTAGTATCGTTGGAGGAAAG GTCAATGTTGGTGGCGATGTTACGTCGGGACTGTTCATCAAAAGCATCATCCCGGAAAGTCCGGCCGACAAGTGTGGCGAACTGAAG ATTGGCGATCGAATACTAGCCGTGAATGAGAACAGTTTGGAAAATGCTTCCCATGAGAAAGCCGTCAATTACATTAAAACTGCCAACGATCGCATCGTCCTAGTGGTTCAGAGCCTGGAGCGCACCGTCAGGGAG ACCAATCCAATGGTGCTTCAAAAGAAAGTTCCACCACCAGTAACGCCGTCGAAAACGCCCGAGGTGGAGTACATTCAGGATGGCAAACCAAAG AAACAACCCGTTGCAACACCGGAGGACAACAAGACACTTTCGGTGCCGAAAGCACGGCAAGAGTCTACCG ATTCCGAAAACTCTTCCGACGATGAGGAAGACAGCCGTGAGATGGAAGGCAAAACCTTTACCAAAGCTGGTGTGGAG ATCGACCGTGCATCGGCTGGCAATACCAAGATCGGCGAAGAGGACgccgaggaggaggatgatTACGGCTACACGATGA AAAAGATAAAGAAGCGCTACGCCGGGCTGGGCGAGGTGGACGTCTGCACGATCTTGCGCGACAGCAACGAAACGTGCGGACTGTCGCTGTGCGGTCACCGGGACCGTACGCGGATGGCTTGTCTTATTGCGGGCATCAATCCGAAGGGTGCGGCCGCCGGAACATCGCTCACCGTTGGCGATGAAGTGCTGGAG GTAAATGGAACCGTTCTCCATGGGCGATGTCATCTGAACTGCTCGGTGATGATCAAGAACCTGGCCAGTCCAACACTTAAGTTTATTGTGCTAAG AAAAAAGACATCTCCGGACGATATGGCAGTAAAACCGGTGAAGCATTTCCCCACCGATATTGACTATACG GATAATATAATGGAGAAGTTTAAGGACGTGAAAACCATCACCGTGAAAAAG GGCACCTCCAGCTTGGGCATCATGATCATCGAAGGCAAACACTCGATCGCTGGCCAAGGCATATTCATATCCGATATTCAGGAAGGATCAACGGCGGAAAAG AGTGGCCTAAAGATCGGTGACATGCTGTTGGCCGTCAACAGAGACTCACTGCTCGAGTGCAACTACGAAACGGCCGCCGGTTTGCTGAAGAAGGCGGAAGGCGTCATTACGCTGAAGATTTGCAATCCCAACAAGGAGAAGGAGTCGGACAAACCGGCCAACGGTACGGCAGTACCGGGCACGACGCCGAGCAAGAAAAAGCCGGAAGAGATGGCAACGCTGGCAACGAGCCGGGCCGGTACACCGCACGGCACCAAGCCGGAACCGTCGCCTACGAAAGAGGTGATCGATCCGCTGAAGGCACCGATCAATGATAATGACTTTACCGTGATCGATATTCCGACCGAGGGTAAACCGCTCGGCATCATTGTGGCCGGTGGCTGTGATTCGCTGGTGAAG TCGGGAGCCGCAGTAATGGACATTCTGCCACAGAGTGTGGTGGAGAAGGATAATCGGTTGCAGATATTTGACCAGATAGTGGAAATCAACGGCTTCAAGGTGAACAACACTTGCACGAGCGAAGCTATCAAGCGCGCCGTCAAGCAGTTACACCCGAAG GTCCGTTTGATCGTGTACCGTGCCAACCCACCAACGACGGAAACGGTCGAGGTGGATCTGATGAAAAAACCGGGCAAAAATCTAGGACTGACGTTCCGTGCCGGCAATCCAAAGGGCATCGTCATCACCAGCCTG GTCCCAGGCGGTTCGGCCGAGTTTGACGGACGCATTCAGCTCGGTGATATCGTCTCGCATATCAACGGTGACAGCTTGGAGGCGGGCGGCATCGAACAGTGCGCTTCACTGCTGAAAACGGCCCAGGGCAAGGTGGGGCTGCGCATTTTGCGACCGAAGCTAAAGGAGCGCTCGGTTTAA